The Nocardia sp. NBC_00508 nucleotide sequence GCCCGCACTGGCCAAGGACCGCGGGATCAGCACCCAGGTCTCCACGGCGTCGGAGAGCTCGAGCCACCGCAGCGTGGTCGATCTGCGCGCCGTCTTCGGCGATGGCTCCACCCTGAACGTGGCAGGCACGCTGACCGAGCCGCAGCTGGTGGAGAAGATCGTCAACATCAACGGCCGCAACTACGACATGCGCGCCGAGGGCCTGAACCTGGCCATCCTGAACTACGAGGACAGGCCGGGCGCGCTGGGCAAGATCGGCACCAAGCTCGGTGAGGCCGGGATCGACATCCTGGCCGCGCAGCTGACCCAGGACGTGGACAAGGAAGGCGCGACCGTGGTGCTGCGGGTCGCCCGTGAGGTGCCCGCCGACGTGCAGTCCGCGATCGCCGAGTCGGTCGGCGCGGCCAAGATCGTCCTGGTCGATCTGTTCTGATCGGATCGGGGATCACGCCTTAATAGCGGGGGACCGACGCCGTGCACGAGGAATCGTGCACGGCGTCGTCTGTCGATCGGTGCGGGATCCGCGTCTGTCGATCGGTGCGGGATCCGCGTCTGTCGATCGGTGCGGGATCCGCGTCTGTCGATCGGTGCGGGATCCGCGTCTGTCGATCGGTGCGGGATCCGCGTCTGTCGATCGGTGCGGGATCCGCGTCTGTCGACCCAGGAGGCCGACCCTCGGTCGGTCGGGTTGGCTGGCCGCGCCGCTCGGCACACGTGTATGCACGGCGCGCCGGTGTCCGCCGCCCAGTTCTCGACCGTCCGGTCGTGCCGAGTACCGTGACGGTGCTGCAGTCACCGGACCGGAATGTCGTGCTCATCCCGACGGTCGAACCCATGGGTCGCACATCGTGGCGGCCGTGACCGGCAAATATCGAACGGAGCATTTGTCATGAAGCTTGCTGTCATCCCGGGTGACGGGATCGGGCCCGAGGTCATCGCCGAGGCGCTCAAGGTGCTCGACGTGGTCGTGCCCGGTGTCGAGAAGACCGAATACGATCTCGGCGCGCGGCGCTACCACGCGACCGGCGAGATCCTGCCGGACTCGGTGCTGCCCGAGCTGAAGCAGCACGACGCGATCCTGCTCGGCGCGATCGGCGATCCGTCGGTGCCCAGCGGCGTGCTGGAACGCGGCCTGCTGCTGCGCACCCGGTTCGCGCTGGATCACCACGTGAACCTGCGGCCGTCCAAACTGTTCCCCGGCGTGACCAGCCCGCTGTCGGGCAACCCCGACATCGACTTCGTGGTGGTGCGCGAAGGCACCGAGGGCCCCTACACCGGCACCGGCGGCGCGATCCGCGTCGGCACCCCGCACGAGGTGGCGACCGAGGTCAGCACCAACACCCGGTTCGGCATCGAGCGCGTGGTGCGCTACGCCTTCGCAAAGGCGCAGACCCGGCGCAAGCACCTCACGCTGGTGCACAAGAACAATGTGCTCACCTTCGCCGGCTCGCTCTGGCAGCGCACCGTGGACGAGGTCGCGGCCGAGTTCCCCGATGTCACAACGGCTTACCAGCACATCGACGCGGCGACCATCCACCTGGTCAACGATCCGGGCCGGTTCGACGTGATCGTCACCGACAACCTCTTCGGCGACATCATCACCGACCTGGCCGCCGCCGTGAGCGGCGGCATCGGCCTGGCCGCGAGCGGCAATATCGACGCCTCCGGGACGAACCCGAGCATGTTCGAGCCGGTGCACGGCAGCGCCCCCGATATCGCGGGCCAGTCCAAGGCCGACCCGACTGCCGCGATCCTCTCGGTGTCGCTACTGCTCAACCACCTCGGCGACACCGAGGCGGCCACCCGCATCGAGTCGGCCGTCGCCAAGGACCTCGCGTCCCGCTCCGGCTCCGCGTCGACGGTGGAGATCGGCGACCGCATCGCTGCCAGCGTCTGACAGCGACGCACGAAGGTCCCGCCTAGCCGGGAGATATTGCGGGAGAGGCTATTTCGGGTCGGCGGGTACCAGTGGGGCTGCGGCTGCCGCTGCGGCGGCCGCGAGCAGGAAGGCGGCGGGGAAGCCGCTTGCGGTGATGAGGGCGCCGGATACCGGAGGGATGGCGGCCATGGCCAGGTTCTGCCCGGTGTTCTGGATGCCGAGGCCGCGGCCGCTCCAGTAGGGGCCCGCCATTTCGGCGACCGCGGTGAAGGCCAATCCGTTGTCGGAGACGGTGATCACCGATGCGGCGATCAGCAGCGGGATGGCGGCCCACCACCAGTGGGTCCACGCGGTCAGGGCCAGCCCCGCCATCGCGAGCACGGCGGCAGCGGCGACCGTGCGAAGCGGGCCCATCCGGCTACCGACCCGATCCGACCACGCGCCCGCGCCGATGCGGCCGAGCGCGCCGAGAATCTGGGTGACCGTCACCAGCGCGCCCGCGGCGGCCAGTGACCAACCGACGTCGCGGTGCAGCCACAGCAGCGCGAACGTCCACACGGTGCCCTGCGGGACGACCAGCAGCACCGAGACCAGATGGATGCGCCACAGCGTGGCGTCGCGATAAGGGTTGGCGCGCAAGGCCGGATCGGCCGCGGAAGCCGCCGGGCGCGGCGGGTCGACGATGCCGGTCAGGCAGCCCAGGGCCGCCAGGCCCGCCATGAGCGCCGGGACCAGGATAGCCGCGGGCACACCGTGCGCAGCGGCCACCGCGGGAATCGCCAACGCGGCGACGCCGACGCCGAGCGGCTGCGCGGTCTGCCGGATACCCATCGCCAGCCCCCGCCGATGCGGTGGGAACCAGCCGACGATCACCCGGCCGCTGGCGCCGTTGGTACTTGCCGCGCCGACGCCGCCGAGGAACAGCAGCGTGCCCAAAGTGATGTCGTCGGTGGTCGCCGCCGCGGCGCATCCCGCCGCCAGCATCAGCAGCGGGCCGCCGACCAGCACCTTGCGCTCGCCGATCCGGTCGACCACGTAGCCCCACGCGATGAGCGTGCACACCAGCCCAATGGTCGGCATGGCCACCAGCAGGCCCGCGGTAGCCAGCGGCATGCCGCGGTCGGTCAGCGCGGGAAGCAAGAACGGGACACCGTGGATGAAGATCGAGCTGGAGGCTTGTGCGAAGACGCCGAGGCCGAGCATGGACCAGCGCCGAACCTCGTCGATCTGGATCGCGGTCGTCATCGGCCTCACCTCAGTATCTCAATATTTGGGATTGTCTTCCCACTTTGTGAACTTCCCGGCTCACCGTACACCTGGGTGGCGGCGCGCATCGACGGCTGCGGATGTCGGACTGCTCACAGCGCGGTCGCCGCGACCGGCCCGATATTTCCGTACCACTCGGTCGGGCGCGTTCGGGCAGGTGGCGATAGGTCGATAGACTGCCGGGCATGCGTCTAGGTCGAGTTGCCAGTCCCGATGGGGTCGCCTTCGTCAGCATCGAAGGCGACGTAAGTGACAGCGCGGGCCGGAATGGGGCGGGGTCGGCGATCGCCAAGGAGATCGCGGAACACCCGTTCGGCACACCGACGTTCACCGGCCGGAGCTGGCCGCTGGCCGACGTGCGGTTGCTTGCCCCGATCCTGGCCAGCAAGGTGGTCTGCGTGGGCAAGAACTATGCCGCTCACGCCGCCGAGATGGGCGGTCCCGCACCCGAAGACCCGGTCATCTTCCTCAAGCCGAACACCGCGATCGTCGGTCCGAACGCCCCGATCATCCTGCCGCCCAGCGCCTCTCAGGTCGACTACGAAGGAGAGCTCGCCGTCGTCATCGGCCGCCCGTGCAAGGAGGTGCCCGCCGCCCGCGCGCTGGACGTCGTCCTCGGCTATACCGTCGCCAACGACGTGACCGCCCGCGACCAGCAGCGCCACGACGGCCAGTGGACCAGGGCGAAGGGCTACGACACGTTCTGCCCGCTGGGTCCGTGGATCGAAACCTCCATGGACCCTTCGGATCTGGAGATCGTCACCGAGCTCGGCGGCGAGGTGCGGCAACGCAGCCGCACTTCGCTTCTGCTGCACGACATTCCGAAGCTGATCGAGTGGGTCACCACCGTGATGACGCTGCTGCCCGGTGACGTCATCCTCACCGGCACCCCGGAGGGCGTCGGCCCGATGACGGACGGGCAGCAGGTGTCGGTGACCATCGATGGCATCGGAACGCTCACCAATCCCGTTGCCGCCAAACGCTGATCGAAAGAGAGCCATGACTGAAGTACGGGTCCGATTCTGCCCGTCGCCGACCGGAACACCGCACGTCGGCCTGATCCGGACGGCGCTGTTCAACTGGGCCTACGCCCGCCATCACGGTGGCACATTCGTCTTTCGTATCGAAGACACCGATGTCGCACGCGATTCCGAGGAGTCCTACCGGGCGATTATCGACGCACTGCGCTGGCTCGGCCTGACTTGGGACGAGGGCCCCGAGGTCGGTGGGCCCTATGAACCGTATCGCCAGTCACAGCGAAAAGATCTCCATCTGGACGTGGTTCAGCGTTTGCTGGAGTCCGGGGAGGCGTATGAATCGTTTTCCACGCCAGAGGAAGTCGAGGCTCGCCACCAGGCTGCTGGACGCGATCCGAAGCTCGGTTACGACAACTACGACCGCGACCTGACGCCCGAGCAAATCGAGGAGTACCGAGTCGCGGGGCGCCCTGCCGTGATCCGGCTGCGCATGCCCGACGAGGACCTTTCCTGGCACGATCTGGTGCGCGGCGAGACCACCTTCAAGGCGGGCTCCGTCCCGGACTTCGCGCTCACCCGCGGCAACGGCGACCCGCTGTACACCCTGGTCAACCCGGTCGATGACGCGCTGATGCGGATCACCCACGTGCTGCGCGGTGAGGACCTGCTCTCCTCGACCCCGCGACAGCTGGCGCTGTATGGCGCGCTGCGCCGGATCGGGGTAACCGATTTCACGCCGGAGTTCGGTCATCTGCCCTTCGTCATGGGGCAGGGCAACAAGAAGTTGTCCAAGCGTGATCCGGAGTCCAATCTGTTCGCCCACCGCGACCGAGGATTCATCCCCGAGGGTTTGCTGAATTATCTCGCGCTACTCGGCTGGGGCCTCTCCGAGGACCGGGACGTATTCACGATGGCGGAGATGGTCGAAGCCTTCGATATTTCGAAAGTGAATTCGAACCCGGCCCGATTCGACCAGAAGAAGGCGGACGCGCTCAACGCCGAACACATCCGATTGCTGGAGCCGGGCGATTTCACCCACCGGCTTCGGGAGTATCTCACCGAACACGGCCATATCGGCGCGGAAATCGATGAGAAGGTCTTCACCGCGGCGGCCGGGCTCGTGCAGACCAGGATCGTGGTGTTGGCGGACGCCTGGGAACTGTTGCGTTTCTTGTTCGCACCGGCGGATGAGTTCGCGATCGACCCCGCCGCGGGCGCCAAGAATCTCGGTACCGATGCCACCGAGGTATTGCAGGCCGCTATTACCGCGTTGACGCCGTTGACGGAGTGGACTACCGCGGCGATCGAAGAGGCGCTGAAAAAGGCGCTGATCGATGATCTGGGACTCAAACCGCGCAAAGCCTTCGCGCCGGTGCGAGTCGCGGTGACCGGATCGCATATCAGCCCGCCGCTGTACGAGTCGCTGGAACTGCTCGGCCGTGACGTAACTCTGGAGCGGCTGGGCTCGGCGCTGAGTTGGACCGCACCGGACCACGCGTCGTCCTGAGGGCGCAGTCGGAGGCAGGCTGTCCTCGGCCTGCGCTGGGCCGGGTGAAGGGCGAGGCAGCGGCCCAGCGAGGGCGAGGCAGCGGCCCAGCGCCGAAAATGTGGCTTTGACCAGGCGATTTGTAGTAGACCGGTAGCCGTTTGGTACTCTTCTTCTCGGCCCGGAACACGGTCTCGAGTCATCCAGACGCGAGGCGGGACGACCTGGTCATTGGGGTATGGTGTAATTGGCAACACAGCTGATTCTGGTTCAGCCATTCTAGGTTCGAGTCCTGGTACCCCAGCGGAGTGTGTTGTTCGACTTCGGTTCGCGGCCGAAATCATGACAGCAACCGGCGATTTGGTCGCCGGGCTTCGGCCGGTTAAGCTAGCCGAGCCTCCTGATCGAAAGATCACCACGGCGCTCCTCGCGGTAGCGAGAAGCAGTCCTGGCCCCGTCGTCTAGCGGCCTAGGACGCCGCCCTCTCAAGGCGGTAGCGCGGGTTCGAATCCCGTCGGGGCTACACAAGTGGAAGACCCATGCTCACACAGAGCGTGGGCCTTTCTCGTTTCGCTATGTTTTGTGGGGGTGCAACCCCCACGCCCCGCCCGGAGGGCTTCGCCCCCGGACCCCCGGCGAGGGCTTCGCCCCGCCTGGTGGGTGAGTGGGCGGGTGCGGAGTTGGTTTTGCCCCGTCTGGTGGGGGCTGGGCGGCCTACAGCTCGCCGCGGTACGGCGCGAAACGAAAGGCCCTCCAGCGATCTTGCTGGAGGGCCTTCGGCTTGTTCGCGGACTACCCGCTCTTGCGCCGGAATTCCCGCTTGTGGGCTGCCGTGCCATGTGTCGCGGACGCCTTGGACCGTCCGTCGAGGTGGTCGGCCGCGCGGGCGTGCTGCTGGTTCTTGCGCTCCAGTGCCTCCCGGAATTTGCGCTTCACCTCGTCGGAGCCATTGGACTTATCCGAATCCGCCATCGCCTGCTCCTCGTCGTCGCGGCCGCGCAGCGCGTCCTCGCGGGCGCTGATGCCCGGCCGATTCATGTCGAACACCTCGAAAATATCCCGTGCGAGGTGGTTGTGTCAGTTGGATTTCGGGCGCGTCGTGT carries:
- a CDS encoding 3-isopropylmalate dehydrogenase, producing the protein MKLAVIPGDGIGPEVIAEALKVLDVVVPGVEKTEYDLGARRYHATGEILPDSVLPELKQHDAILLGAIGDPSVPSGVLERGLLLRTRFALDHHVNLRPSKLFPGVTSPLSGNPDIDFVVVREGTEGPYTGTGGAIRVGTPHEVATEVSTNTRFGIERVVRYAFAKAQTRRKHLTLVHKNNVLTFAGSLWQRTVDEVAAEFPDVTTAYQHIDAATIHLVNDPGRFDVIVTDNLFGDIITDLAAAVSGGIGLAASGNIDASGTNPSMFEPVHGSAPDIAGQSKADPTAAILSVSLLLNHLGDTEAATRIESAVAKDLASRSGSASTVEIGDRIAASV
- a CDS encoding MFS transporter, encoding MTTAIQIDEVRRWSMLGLGVFAQASSSIFIHGVPFLLPALTDRGMPLATAGLLVAMPTIGLVCTLIAWGYVVDRIGERKVLVGGPLLMLAAGCAAAATTDDITLGTLLFLGGVGAASTNGASGRVIVGWFPPHRRGLAMGIRQTAQPLGVGVAALAIPAVAAAHGVPAAILVPALMAGLAALGCLTGIVDPPRPAASAADPALRANPYRDATLWRIHLVSVLLVVPQGTVWTFALLWLHRDVGWSLAAAGALVTVTQILGALGRIGAGAWSDRVGSRMGPLRTVAAAAVLAMAGLALTAWTHWWWAAIPLLIAASVITVSDNGLAFTAVAEMAGPYWSGRGLGIQNTGQNLAMAAIPPVSGALITASGFPAAFLLAAAAAAAAAPLVPADPK
- the gltX gene encoding glutamate--tRNA ligase, with amino-acid sequence MTEVRVRFCPSPTGTPHVGLIRTALFNWAYARHHGGTFVFRIEDTDVARDSEESYRAIIDALRWLGLTWDEGPEVGGPYEPYRQSQRKDLHLDVVQRLLESGEAYESFSTPEEVEARHQAAGRDPKLGYDNYDRDLTPEQIEEYRVAGRPAVIRLRMPDEDLSWHDLVRGETTFKAGSVPDFALTRGNGDPLYTLVNPVDDALMRITHVLRGEDLLSSTPRQLALYGALRRIGVTDFTPEFGHLPFVMGQGNKKLSKRDPESNLFAHRDRGFIPEGLLNYLALLGWGLSEDRDVFTMAEMVEAFDISKVNSNPARFDQKKADALNAEHIRLLEPGDFTHRLREYLTEHGHIGAEIDEKVFTAAAGLVQTRIVVLADAWELLRFLFAPADEFAIDPAAGAKNLGTDATEVLQAAITALTPLTEWTTAAIEEALKKALIDDLGLKPRKAFAPVRVAVTGSHISPPLYESLELLGRDVTLERLGSALSWTAPDHASS
- a CDS encoding DUF5302 domain-containing protein; translated protein: MNRPGISAREDALRGRDDEEQAMADSDKSNGSDEVKRKFREALERKNQQHARAADHLDGRSKASATHGTAAHKREFRRKSG
- a CDS encoding fumarylacetoacetate hydrolase family protein yields the protein MRLGRVASPDGVAFVSIEGDVSDSAGRNGAGSAIAKEIAEHPFGTPTFTGRSWPLADVRLLAPILASKVVCVGKNYAAHAAEMGGPAPEDPVIFLKPNTAIVGPNAPIILPPSASQVDYEGELAVVIGRPCKEVPAARALDVVLGYTVANDVTARDQQRHDGQWTRAKGYDTFCPLGPWIETSMDPSDLEIVTELGGEVRQRSRTSLLLHDIPKLIEWVTTVMTLLPGDVILTGTPEGVGPMTDGQQVSVTIDGIGTLTNPVAAKR